The nucleotide window GGACCCGGGAACGAGGCTTCCGGCGAAACGGCCGCCGAGCCGCTCCGTCTCTTCGGGGGATTGGGTGATCGTCTCTTCGGGAGCGGGCGTCAAGAAGCCGCTTCCTCCAGTACCCGTTGCCGAGCGAGCGGGAGGGCGGAGAGCAGATCGGTCGCAGTCAATCCGATCCCGCCTATCTGATGCGCCGCGATATCCCCTGCCAGGCCGTGAAGGTAAACGCCCGCGACCAGCGCTTCCTCCGGGGCAAGCGACTGGGAGAGCAGGCCTCCCACCACGCCGGCGAGAACGTCCCCCATTCCGGCGGAGGCCATCGCGGAGTTCCCGGTGGGGTTCATCCACCCCGCCCCTCCGGGTGTTCCGATGATCGTTCCCGCCCCCTTCAGGGCGATGTAAAGCTGATGCCGGGTGGCGAACTCTATGGCGAGCCCTACCCGGTCGGCCTGTATCTCCTTGGCAGACACCCCCATCAGGCGCGCCATCTCCCCCGGGTGCGGCGTCAGAAGTAGATCGGCGCGCGTACCCTTGAGCACGGTCAGATCATGCGAAAGGGCGTTCAGGGCATCCGCATCCAACACCATCGGCTTCTCGATGTGCTGGATCATCTGCTGGACCAGTTCGACGGCCCGGGGATGGGTCGTCAGACCGGGGCCGACGACCACTGCATTCATGCCCGCCGCATGCTCGAGAATGACTTCAAAGGCATTTTCTCCAACCGTCCCGCTGCCGGTCGAGGGCAGCGGAATGGCCATCACCTCCGGCGGGCCGGCTTCGACGGCAAA belongs to bacterium and includes:
- a CDS encoding NAD(P)H-hydrate dehydratase is translated as FPAADFVGEVECLDIGIPTACFEAEGVELHLTEAADLAAMLPVRRRDAHKGNAGHLLIVGGSSGMTGAVLMAAVAALRSGAGKVSVAIPELVAFAVEAGPPEVMAIPLPSTGSGTVGENAFEVILEHAAGMNAVVVGPGLTTHPRAVELVQQMIQHIEKPMVLDADALNALSHDLTVLKGTRADLLLTPHPGEMARLMGVSAKEIQADRVGLAIEFATRHQLYIALKGAGTIIGTPGGAGWMNPTGNSAMASAGMGDVLAGVVGGLLSQSLAPEEALVAGVYLHGLAGDIAAHQIGGIGLTATDLLSALPLARQRVLEEAAS